In one window of Prevotella sp. E13-17 DNA:
- a CDS encoding RagB/SusD family nutrient uptake outer membrane protein, producing the protein MKLKYITTVVAIACGMFFTSCVKDLEVENINPQDLSDFNQDYIFNKIYSNLVLTGQTGPNGSSDLDDIDEGTSNMTRLIWYLNVLTTDEGHCWWNDPGIPELNHNSWTNSNVLTKALYYRLMFGVTLCNFYLDSATGSDAVTLQKRAEARFMRAFHYFYLMDLYANPPFLTKLSSEKAPQIQRADLFKYLEGELLDIIGEGSGNEVLADAKATDYGRADKAAGYLLLARMYLNAEVYTGTARWNEAKTYADKAINTSYKLCTTPKNGFSAYQLLFMGDNDTNGAQDEIILPALHDGDKTQTWGGSLYMIASNMSDKMREMDLYGATDENGDAIKGYGTNQAWDRGVRARKQFSQVFFGSKSSSAPSGLPKDIVTSAGDDRAIFYTTGQTMSIETESSTSNGLVYMKYNNLHADGTSGHDPSGRFVDTDYPMLRLAEAYLISAEADARLNDGTCTSAGIERIKDLRKRANVKSSNKYDGTSPEALTSVTLENIFQEWSREFGFEGMRRMVLVRWNRFAGQSDYTWEWMGGTKAGTQFDKRFNIFPIPDSELNANPNIKPNYN; encoded by the coding sequence ATGAAACTGAAATATATAACAACTGTGGTCGCTATTGCCTGCGGAATGTTTTTCACGTCATGCGTGAAAGACTTGGAGGTTGAAAATATTAATCCCCAAGATCTGTCAGACTTCAACCAAGACTATATCTTCAACAAAATCTATAGTAATCTTGTTCTCACTGGACAGACAGGTCCTAATGGTAGTTCCGACTTGGACGACATCGATGAAGGTACTTCAAATATGACACGTCTTATTTGGTATCTTAATGTGCTCACTACAGACGAAGGACACTGCTGGTGGAACGACCCTGGTATTCCTGAGTTGAATCATAACTCATGGACAAACTCGAATGTGCTGACTAAGGCACTATATTACCGACTCATGTTTGGTGTGACACTATGTAATTTCTATCTGGACAGTGCCACGGGATCTGACGCAGTGACTCTTCAGAAGCGTGCCGAAGCTCGTTTCATGCGCGCATTCCATTATTTCTATCTGATGGACCTCTATGCCAATCCACCGTTCCTGACTAAATTGTCAAGCGAAAAAGCGCCTCAGATTCAGCGCGCAGACCTCTTCAAATATTTGGAAGGCGAACTGTTAGACATTATTGGAGAAGGCTCTGGCAATGAGGTATTAGCAGACGCGAAGGCTACCGACTATGGCCGTGCCGACAAGGCTGCAGGCTATCTGCTGCTGGCTCGCATGTATCTAAACGCAGAAGTATATACAGGTACTGCTCGTTGGAACGAAGCGAAGACCTATGCAGACAAAGCGATAAACACCAGCTATAAGCTTTGTACGACTCCGAAGAATGGTTTCAGCGCTTACCAATTACTCTTCATGGGCGATAACGACACCAACGGTGCTCAAGACGAAATCATTCTCCCTGCCCTTCATGATGGTGACAAAACCCAGACATGGGGTGGTTCACTCTACATGATAGCAAGCAACATGTCAGACAAGATGCGTGAAATGGATCTTTATGGTGCTACTGATGAAAATGGTGATGCCATCAAGGGTTACGGCACCAATCAGGCATGGGACCGTGGCGTACGCGCACGCAAACAGTTCTCTCAGGTATTCTTTGGCAGCAAATCATCCTCTGCCCCCAGTGGTCTTCCCAAGGACATCGTAACGAGTGCTGGAGACGACCGTGCTATTTTCTACACCACTGGTCAGACCATGAGTATCGAGACTGAATCATCTACAAGCAATGGTCTCGTCTATATGAAATACAACAACCTCCATGCTGATGGCACATCGGGACACGACCCCAGCGGTCGTTTTGTCGACACCGACTATCCCATGTTGCGTCTTGCTGAGGCATACCTCATTTCTGCTGAAGCCGATGCTCGTCTGAATGATGGAACATGTACATCGGCAGGCATAGAGCGTATCAAGGATTTGCGCAAGCGTGCCAATGTTAAGAGTTCCAACAAGTACGATGGAACAAGCCCGGAGGCTTTAACCAGTGTTACACTGGAGAACATCTTCCAGGAATGGTCACGCGAGTTTGGCTTTGAAGGAATGCGCCGTATGGTACTTGTTCGCTGGAACCGCTTTGCAGGTCAGAGCGACTATACTTGGGAATGGATGGGCGGAACAAAGGCCGGAACACAGTTCGACAAGCGCTTCAATATCTTCCCCATTCCTGACAGCGAATTGAATGCGAACCCCAACATTAAGCCTAATTACAATTAA
- a CDS encoding SusE domain-containing protein, whose protein sequence is MKKLSIIFSLMVSVFFMVACDADRDDNPVIDLSKTQEPITLNTPTFANSTYDLANTDSVTLTCTAPSYGFPATVTYVIQISIDSDMSDPSELTTTYYQNKMIVPGKEIAMATTKQMIKKKGLKQEDFPVETPAYIRIRAYIAGTPETETTSNIVKLNKVKLNFALPDVVMPDSLFVIGTFNDNDWEKAVKTIQVNNSTQNHWRMVWLDKRGIRLSPIKGEPNFDDNMITPVYKCNTLGFYVSNDGLVTTDTPGWYIMLVEGVGNNEKRQLTLTYRFYEANVWLIGPALEDVLGDDIKDFWVEKTLRTNYTDYVKFTVPTTMNGQFVSPPLPGDAEADDGGVRAYVSIKWDWWQTEFMAYPKDRTSSSCVIKYRGNGDEVKPFVSARKGQRIYLNFCDDTGEIKNE, encoded by the coding sequence ATGAAAAAGTTAAGCATTATATTTTCATTGATGGTAAGTGTTTTCTTTATGGTAGCTTGTGATGCTGATCGCGATGACAATCCCGTCATAGACCTGTCAAAGACACAAGAGCCCATTACATTAAACACGCCGACGTTTGCCAATAGTACATACGACTTGGCAAACACAGACTCAGTGACGTTGACCTGTACGGCACCCAGCTACGGATTTCCAGCAACGGTGACATATGTTATACAGATATCAATAGATAGCGACATGTCTGATCCCAGTGAGCTGACAACAACCTATTATCAGAATAAGATGATTGTTCCTGGCAAAGAGATTGCCATGGCAACCACCAAGCAGATGATTAAAAAGAAAGGACTGAAACAGGAAGACTTCCCTGTTGAGACACCAGCTTACATACGTATCCGTGCTTACATTGCCGGAACTCCTGAAACAGAGACTACGTCAAACATCGTTAAACTGAACAAGGTCAAACTTAATTTCGCTCTGCCTGATGTTGTGATGCCTGACTCATTATTCGTCATTGGTACATTTAACGATAACGATTGGGAGAAAGCAGTCAAGACCATACAGGTCAACAACTCTACCCAGAACCATTGGCGTATGGTTTGGCTTGACAAGAGGGGTATTCGCCTCAGTCCAATTAAGGGAGAGCCAAACTTTGACGACAATATGATCACTCCAGTCTACAAATGTAATACACTTGGCTTCTATGTATCTAACGACGGACTTGTAACGACAGATACTCCAGGTTGGTACATTATGCTGGTTGAAGGCGTCGGCAATAATGAGAAACGTCAGTTAACCCTGACCTACAGATTCTACGAAGCTAATGTATGGCTCATCGGTCCTGCATTAGAAGATGTTCTTGGTGATGACATTAAGGACTTCTGGGTGGAAAAGACATTGAGAACCAACTATACAGACTATGTTAAGTTTACGGTTCCTACAACAATGAATGGTCAGTTCGTATCTCCCCCACTGCCAGGAGACGCCGAGGCTGACGATGGCGGTGTACGTGCATATGTAAGCATCAAGTGGGATTGGTGGCAAACAGAGTTCATGGCATATCCCAAAGACCGCACCAGCAGTTCATGTGTTATTAAGTACCGTGGTAATGGTGATGAGGTGAAACCGTTTGTCAGCGCAAGAAAAGGACAGCGTATCTATCTGAATTTCTGCGACGATACGGGTGAGATAAAAAATGAGTAG
- a CDS encoding alpha-amylase family glycosyl hydrolase has product MKKLLLSLLTLLVSSPMMAQGWPSEYKGVMLQAFYWDSYNKASKWTNLQAQVDELSQYFQLVWIPQSGNCNGKSMGYDPYYLFPGTDHYTSSFGSEKQLRSMISTFKEKKIETIADVVINHRKSGSGWFGFPTETYNNITYTMTSTDVCSDDDNGKAQTEATRLKVALGAADTGEGWDGMRDLDHKSENVQNIVKAYLHALLEDLGYAGFRYDMVKGYSGTFTGLYNKDSSPKYSVGEYWDGNASNVKSWINSTKVDNVIQSAAFDFPFRYTVRDACNNGNWAKLANSSLASDGNYRRYGVTFIENHDTEFRSANAPQDPIKKDTLAGNAHMLAMPGTPCVFLKHWIDCKEFIKPMIEARRLAGISNTSSITRLKNSTACYAFSTDDRLIAVLGNVSDYAPTDNGWVKILDGYHYAYYIRNTVGNTAWISHASGKYQGEQKVILAAITTQNARIVYTTDGSTPTASSPSVASGEKITIPIGTTTLKAAMLVNGNITGDIITREYEVEYVEPFSIPSFCTVADGEVCAFFEAPITWTNTIKCWAWNANNSNANYTGGTWPGVECTKLGTNNGKDVWKWTFKATDYKGSGNATQPTLIIFSSNGNPQTDNLTFKNGGYYNQDGLRDIVTGIGNVVNKQQNRLQRYYTIDGRYAGNDKSTLPHGIFITNGKKFVR; this is encoded by the coding sequence ATGAAAAAGCTACTACTTTCACTGCTAACGCTTCTTGTATCTTCACCAATGATGGCACAGGGTTGGCCATCAGAATACAAGGGAGTCATGTTGCAAGCCTTTTATTGGGACTCCTATAACAAGGCTTCAAAATGGACAAATCTACAAGCACAGGTTGACGAGTTATCACAGTATTTCCAACTGGTATGGATACCACAGAGCGGTAACTGCAATGGAAAATCCATGGGTTACGACCCATACTATTTGTTTCCAGGTACTGACCACTATACCAGCTCTTTTGGAAGCGAAAAGCAATTACGCTCAATGATTAGCACCTTTAAAGAAAAAAAAATAGAAACAATTGCTGATGTAGTCATCAACCACCGAAAAAGCGGAAGCGGATGGTTTGGGTTTCCCACAGAAACATATAACAACATCACCTACACGATGACCTCGACAGATGTCTGCAGCGACGATGACAACGGCAAGGCACAAACAGAAGCCACACGTCTGAAAGTGGCCCTCGGCGCTGCAGACACAGGCGAAGGTTGGGATGGCATGCGCGACCTTGATCACAAGAGCGAGAATGTTCAAAATATAGTCAAAGCCTATCTCCATGCGTTACTGGAGGATTTAGGCTATGCAGGCTTCCGCTATGACATGGTAAAGGGTTATAGTGGCACATTCACAGGCCTCTATAATAAAGACTCTAGCCCCAAATACTCGGTGGGAGAATACTGGGATGGAAATGCGTCAAATGTAAAATCATGGATTAACAGCACTAAGGTTGATAATGTCATTCAAAGTGCAGCTTTCGATTTTCCATTCAGATATACTGTCCGTGATGCATGCAATAATGGAAACTGGGCAAAACTAGCCAATAGTAGTCTTGCATCAGATGGCAACTACAGACGATATGGTGTCACCTTCATTGAGAACCACGACACGGAATTCCGTTCTGCAAATGCGCCACAAGATCCCATCAAAAAAGACACATTGGCAGGTAACGCACACATGCTGGCAATGCCAGGAACACCTTGTGTATTCTTAAAGCACTGGATTGACTGCAAGGAATTCATCAAGCCAATGATTGAGGCCAGAAGACTAGCAGGCATTAGCAACACCAGTAGTATCACACGACTAAAGAACAGCACCGCTTGTTATGCGTTCTCTACAGACGACCGTCTGATAGCCGTGCTTGGAAACGTATCAGACTATGCACCAACCGACAATGGATGGGTAAAGATTTTGGATGGCTACCATTACGCTTATTACATCCGCAATACAGTTGGAAATACAGCATGGATCAGTCATGCATCAGGCAAGTATCAAGGAGAGCAGAAGGTAATACTTGCTGCAATAACTACTCAGAATGCCCGCATAGTTTATACTACAGACGGTTCAACTCCTACGGCTTCGAGTCCTAGTGTAGCTAGCGGTGAGAAGATTACCATTCCTATTGGCACAACAACCTTGAAGGCTGCCATGCTTGTCAATGGAAACATCACAGGCGACATCATCACACGTGAGTATGAAGTGGAATATGTAGAGCCTTTCTCTATTCCGAGTTTCTGTACCGTAGCTGATGGTGAGGTGTGCGCCTTCTTCGAAGCTCCTATAACATGGACGAATACCATCAAGTGCTGGGCGTGGAACGCCAACAATAGCAACGCCAACTATACGGGGGGCACATGGCCAGGCGTTGAATGCACCAAGTTAGGAACGAACAACGGGAAGGATGTATGGAAGTGGACATTCAAAGCTACCGATTACAAGGGTAGCGGTAATGCCACCCAACCTACTCTTATCATTTTTAGTAGCAATGGTAACCCACAGACAGACAACCTGACATTCAAGAACGGAGGATACTACAATCAAGATGGCTTACGCGACATTGTCACAGGTATCGGTAACGTCGTTAATAAGCAACAAAACAGATTGCAACGATATTATACCATAGACGGTCGCTATGCGGGAAACGACAAATCCACACTGCCGCACGGTATCTTTATCACCAACGGGAAAAAGTTCGTACGATAA